The Gigantopelta aegis isolate Gae_Host chromosome 9, Gae_host_genome, whole genome shotgun sequence genomic sequence NNNNNNNNNNNNNNNNNNNNNNNNNNNacagaattttacggataccgaattttactctaaacttcaatttgtgctgtattggccattctcaaagagaatgttacacccctgcaccacggtgaggttacagcacgcgcaggggaactCAACTTGGAAGTAATAATTAAGAAAGCAGTATCAGCCTTAAATTTTGGGTTGTTTCCCTTTATTTGCACTGTCcactaaaaattaaaagttatgcTAAATCGGTAACAATTtcacataaacataaaattcaaCCGCAAACGATCGTATCCAAAGTAGAGCGCTCAATATTCGTGAGCTATGTGGATCTAAAACTGACAGGTCATGAACACCCAAACACAATTAAATGCCatccaatttttgttttgttttcttatctAATGTCGATGGacagaaatacagaaatattatgAACCAAGAATACAAAACTTGCAAACAGATTGTCCTacacattatattttcttcGGTGACTGACATGTTGGACATacactgaaatattttaaaccGACTTTCGCTAGAAGTGGGGATTTGGGATTGATGAAACCTGGCAGACATTCAATTATGTAATCATCTCTACCATAACCAACCTgtctgaaacatattttaaaacttgtatTCCTTCAGGTTAAAACGCCGTTCGGCGTTGTTGTGATAGTTAGAAATATAGCAAAACCCGTTGTTAAGCGAGCAATTGTCGATTCATGGCTCTTACGAAGACAGTGCCCACTAgaaataaactttattattattattattattattattatttataacattcATTAAAGGTATTTCTCATTGAAACGGAAATATGTTAGTTTTTTCACCAGAAAATCGACGACAATCTGCATTAATCTACTCGCCAGAAATACATCATATTGATATAAAAGTTTAAGTGTAAAACAGAAACCGTATAATAAACATGGCAATTATATATGTCATTAGTATAATATATTCAAAAGTGTATATCAGCACAGGATCGATTCCAAAAGAAGTTATGATAGTGTTTTGAGGCAATTCAGCGACGACTCGGGTGTTTTGTCTTCGAGGGACATCTTATATTGATCACAACAAACATACCAACTCTGTCTGGAACAGAACTGCCACTTTTATATCGAACCAACAAATACATGTCTACAGCTTCCGTAAACAAGGGCACGTCAGGAGGCGGACATTGCGCACACAAATCTGCACAAAATAATATACCGAGCTAGgaactgtaaatatatttttttaaaaggtgaaCGACAGCGACCTGCAGTAACAACGCTATCAGCAGTAACTGCATTTAGCGTCGCACTTGCTGCCACTATCTGTTATAGAGTGCGACATCTTTAGTAGCTGGAAAAGGGACTTTGAACCGCCAACTGTTGTACAAGTGTATATGTGACATCAAGCCGCCATGTGTTGTAAGGCTCATTAGATAATCACATATTTGCGGAATGTAAGGTACCTAGTGTACTATGACGTAACGGGCTTTAACAGCTCTGTGGCGAAATTTAAGATCGCTACACCaacagctgaggtatgtgcccaggttAGCGTGCCTGAACTTTAAGTGGACATAAGCAAGAAAATAGCAACCATTTTTATAAGATCATTGCTTTGCCCGCATCCGAATCAAATTAGgatataatgtattttagtgATGGAATTCTATGAATCTTCAAACATGCCGTCATGAGCATGGAACTTTGCTTACAAGGGTATCTTGTCCAAAGCTGATtagattgaaaacaaaaataactgctACTTTTATTACCATGTTGACcgtaatacattatacattttaacacatacaggacagctcataccacAGCAGTTGAAAAGCATGTTTTAGTCACGAAGAACCAGTCCGTGTATTTGGCTGACATATACTTATCActaaacatataataataatgactttATTCGCATTAGACCTAATGGCCGTTgagcacataatatatacatatatgcagatatatagtcttagtatACAACTTGTATAACGTAAAATCGCATTGATACATTATTTGGTTACATTATTGACATGGAGCGCATGAGTATTAACATGAtggttataaaataaatatatacaaaattatagatacacattatatatgtgtgtgtgtgtgtgtgtgtgtgtgtgtgtaacagaCTTTGTACTTatgcattcacattcacatgcaGGGAAAACTTAATTGTAAaaaatgatgtttatttttattttaaatgttttaaaacaatacacGGCTAACCGtcttactatttttttttattgttgctgTTTATCAATTCTATAAATTTGAACATACTaggtttatttttgtaatattgtggtatataatgtacatagaacaaacaaatataaaatgtaattcatCTTCTATTAAATTTAAGGTTTTCCAGGGCAATTGGTTTAGGTTTTGCTCATCTTCCCTTTTCAGTTAATAATCTATGAGCAGCAATGCGTAGTCTCGTTACAGCAGTTCTATATTTTCCAACAGAAATACTAAATGTGATTTATAAGAAAAAATATCTGATATATGTCGGTatagagtgaatgaatgaatgaatgttgaacgacaccccatcacgaaaaaatacatcggctattgggtgtcaaactatggtaaatgcaaaactaaaATGATGAgcaacacagtgtaaagaactgagcaaaaaatacaaatatcacagataaataaaattaaaatttagagtaaaagtcagtatcacgtaaaaattgtaaaactaattctggatggaatcgaaatgattccatcacatttctctgaccaaatatatcttttcgagtttctttcaaATACTTACACGTATAGCACACTTATTTTCAATTACCATCATATCTTagcatatttttataaatttcaaCCAAAACTTAATAATTATACCATGTCTATACACAATCAAAGGAAATCTACCTAATTCGTCAAATACAAAATCAGTTTGAGTAATCTGCCAAACATCAAGTAACTgcttacaaaatttaaaatgtattgttgCTACTGCCGTTCATTGAATAAATCCCCAGACTTCGCAGCCGTAGCTTAGAAtagaatgtattattttatcatatatatatatatatacggaaACGTTTTAACGCCACAAATTGttgtaaatacaatgtacttTTGCATTTGGTTCATACctttttgaccggcctcggtggcgtcgtgattaggtcatctacaggctggtaggtactgggttcggatcccggtcgaggcatgggattttttatcccagataccgactccaaaccctgagtgagtgctccgcaaggctcagtgggtaggtgtaaaccacttgcacctaccagtgatccataactggttcaacaaaggccatggtttgtgttatcctgcctgtgggaagcgcaaataaaagatcccttgctgctaatcggaaagagtatcccatgtagtggcgacagcgggtttcctctcaaaatctgtgtggttcttaaccatatgtataaccgtaaataaaatgtgttgagtgcgtcgttaaataaaacatttcttccataCCTTTTTGCGCTTGTCCCAAGAGAGTATAGTGGTGTTCTCATTATACCTTAGAGTATGTATATtggggaaaaaacccataaCTGACAACAAGAAACCCGATAGCTAAGTTTGACCGATATTTGGCATATTCTGGTTATTTCATTTGATTGATTTAACTGATGGGGAACCTTCACATATTCAGTATACAAACGGTatctcattcatttcaactttattttcgtgcttatattcaatgaaggttcacgcacgctatcacgggcacacacctcagctatatgagATGTCACGCCCACATTTGTCTACTGGGAGTGGCTTATCATCGACTATCAGTTGACTACAGTTCGGTTAGCTACAATGACTGGCCAGGTCATTTCCCAACAACACCGATATACCCTCGAATGGCAAAGTTTTATCTACCCCCATAACCACTGGACCTTTGAACACAAGAACActttatgtaacctgacaacaaTACGCTCCCCTGTAACTGATGTTAGAAGCAGGCAAACCTCCTGTTTTTCATCACAAATCATGCCAATTGAAATATATGGGTTAACCTTTCCTACCATGGGTCTACCTTAGCATTGTACCTTAGCATTGTCCCGTTTCCTTCTAAAACAGTCAGCTAACacatggttatcctttttacaacaACTACAGCGAGGGTGATACGTTTGCGCATGTGCAGATAACCCAGACTGCCTCTGACCCCCCAGGTACCTGCCTAGTCTGACCACTGGACCAACCTGTTGCACCTCTCTGATTATTACTCTCCCGCGAAAATCCAGACTGAAATTTCCTTTGTTCTTCCTGGCGACTGAAGTTTCCCTGCACTGActgacctttgtgaattagcaTGTAAATCATCTGCAGCAATCACAACGTCGTCTAGTTTACATATTCTCCTATCCTCTAAATGTATGCGCAAGTTAACAGGTAACCCAttcttaatgtcctgtaagatcaacaactcccgtaagcCTGCATATGATTCCACTTGTTACGAAGCTAACCATTTGTCAAACAATACCACCTTTTTCGCAAACAATTCTCCATAACATTGCCCCTCTATGGGCGAGAGAGCGATTATAACCATACGGATGTCCGTCTAACTCTCAAACGGCTCAGTACTCGAGCTAATTTTAACACAGCTGAATATAACGTGGCCAGACAATTAAAACATCGTGCAAGCATCTAAATAACACAGTCCTAGAAAGATGGGCCTTGGCACCCCTTCACAATATGAAGGCACTTTTTAATCAAGCCTAATTGACCCTAATCAGTAAGCTGGACCAGTCACAGTCCGTGCAGAAGGAGGCACATTATATACCcaacaaacacatacatttgGTTATATAAAAGTTGTGACTTTTttctgtcatttttattttgccTTTTGTTTTCTTATACTAAATGGTGACTTTTTCTATCACTTTTGTTCAACCGCTGGGGGGAGGGGAGTTGATTTTTGGTCGAGGTGACCTGCTCCTGGAAATGATTGGCGTTATATGGAATTGtgagtgttgttttagacacTTCTAAATAATAGTTGTATATTGTACAGCAATACATTATCAAATATATAgacccctccctcccccccccacccccccccccaccccccccccccccccccaaaaaaaaaaacccccaaccaacaacaaacaaacaaataaaaaacaaaacaccccaaacACCAACagcaaacaaagaaacaaaaaaaaaccccaacaaacccaaagaaacaaatacaaatCTGGATCACTGATAAAtgattattatagtaataccaatttaattaatttatttattcattgacAAACTTACCTTTGAAccctaatattttatacactgtTTCCCActtgggtgtcattaaacatacgTTTTTCTTATTCAGtgtcattcattcgttcattcattcgttcactcatttgttcgttcgttcattttGTTAGCAGAATACTCCATTTGTATGAACAAGgtcggatccaggaaatattttagagAGGATATATGGGGAAAGGGCAAATGAACCAACTGCCCCAAAAACATTGAAAATTGAAAACGAATTGGGTCAACACGGGGGTACGGACATTTTTAGAGAGCCATGTCCCCCTGGTCCCGTCCAATGGTTCGGTTCTTGGTGTGACCTATTTGTTCGCTTCCATTGCTATTTTAGATCTTGTATATCACCGATTGTATTCAATAAATATAACTTGATTATTTCCCGATAAATATATAGCGACAAGAAAATAAAAGCATCGAAAATCTGATGTTatgttatatcaatatatatatataacacaaattGTCCTTCTGTAAGACTGTTATTAGGGGCCAAGGTAACTATTTCTAGATTTCAAACCTATCCTGTGTTTCATATAACCTCGCAGTATAACGTGGTACTACGTGGAATGATAACAATGTGTTGTGTAATTTTGTATTTCCTTTCAATTGCATAGAACACTGAAGGATGCAATGCACTGTTTGGTGAAGGCAGATGGAATGGGTTGTAGCGGCACGACCAAGAGATCTGCAGTAGCGACTACACTATACGGCCTAATTGACGACAACTGCaaaacaggtaaataaaactaaactatattttcgttttattgtatgcattaaaaatacaatcaaTAACcggtttttttcttattttaatccCTAGGTATTAGCCTATTTTCCTGACGTgaaatttataaacaattgGTAACTGAACACATTTGGACGAacttatgtatttgttttagtgttCAATCCAATCTATAAGCGATTTTTTTtctatgtattttgttttgtcggGTATCCATGATAAGTTATTTCTGAATAGAACAATTGTCTTGACTACAACCatacatgtttaatttttgCATGTAGCAAATTAGTTGTTTCCTTTACCAGACCGACTTAATAATAATCTGCCAAGCCTAATCTCGTTCTTAAAGTTGAGAAAAAtgatacaaaaaaaacctcttttGGTGTTTTGGTGATCAATTCCCCAAATAAATTAAGTTTCTAAAATATATCGTTTTCCCTAAGCACTTGCCCAGGTTTTTTTCaacatgtaataggaaacaaacAATTTGTTATTTGATTAGTCTTATTGTTgaacatgtcttaaacagtcGAATCATTGTCAGATAATGCCAATATGCGAAAGGTGCACACACTTGGATTTAATATGACATAGAAAATAACTAGAAGTGGTAACGAAAAACATTGACACTATTAAAACACGTCTATATCACAAGCAAGACGTTTAAGGGTTTCTTTGCTATACTTCTCTCATTCACGTTTATTTGAAACTGAAAATATCTTGTCACTTCTTAAGTAACATGTATTCAACAGGTTTAACTGGCACTTGTAACTGTTCCATCGCCTACGCCAAGACGGACACCACAGACAAGACTAACAAATGCACGTAAGTAAATGGCATTGGTTTCGATTTCAAATGCTCTTAATATTCGGTATGTAAGTTATGTAGGTTTCTAGGCATGCTTTCAATGAGGTATGTGACATTTTCCATTAATGGTGCTTTTTCCTctaaatatttggtattatatTTGTGTCAAACTTACACTAATGTTCGCTAAAAATAGGAACTCCTACATATGGAGTGGGAACCTTATATCGTGGTCAAGACAAGTTATCACTCAGTGTTTCTAATTatatcatttaaattttaacacaTATATGCAAACAACCTTGATATAATAATTAGGTATAAGTACACCATAACAGAACAAAACTGTATTACTCTCAAGGTCACCATTCGGTGAAATAAGAATGACACCATTTAATTAATTGTCATATAAGTAATACGTTTATCAATCGGATTTCAaatttctctttcagttaactTTTTGATGTGAAAATAGTCAAAAGTATATCCggttttatgtatttgtaactatttttgttaatttgttttcttgtaaAAGAAATGCCTTCTGTGATATAGTGATTTAGTATTGTATTGTGGTTTTCATTAGTAACGTAATACTATTATGTGCAACGTACGTTTAGCCAAACGTATATACAGCTATCTGTaaggtaataaaataaaacattctccAAAGTACAATTTTACCATCTCACAAATCCAGTAACATGAATTATCTGTTGTTCGCACTTCTCAGGGTTGGAAGCGTTCCTTGTTATTAGCTGATCAGTTTACAATGTCATTCCAGCAATTTGAAAATTCTCCttataaaaaagtaaatttatTATCCTATTTTAGACACTTCTGAGTTTGCCGCCACTATAAGATGTTTTTCACCTATAGAGCTCGTTTGGCgataaaagatacattttaaatacatttggtgtttataatatcagtgttttcAAGACCATTCTTGTCTTtagtatatttgtaaaaacaaagtaaagtttgttttatttaacgacgtcaccagagcacattgattttttatcttatgatcggctattggacgtcaaacatatggtcattctgatactggtttttagaggaatcccgctgtcgccacttaggctactcttttacgacaggcagcaagggatcttttatttgcacttcccacaggcaggatagcacaaaccatggcctttgttgaaccagttatggatcactggtcagtgcaagtggtttacacctacccattgagccttgcggagcttAGTATATTTGTAGTCGCTCCTCTAGATTTTTCGTTTCAATAATTGTGTACATCTAAAAAACAGTATGTATTGGGAATTAACGTGGCGTTTCAGCTGCTATGCatattaggatgaccagaaacaaaacaaatatatgcaCTGGCATTTgcaacaagaaaatgtatttaatatatatttaagttgCTACAAAGGCTCTGACAGTCGAAGACATCTTAGCAAGGCAGTAAACTCAAGACAGTTCCTTTGAAGTTAATTTATATAATGGTTAATTTACAGGGCCGCCAAGACAGCTACAACCTGCTTGGAAGCCATCAAGTCAACCGAAGAAAAGGCTTGTGATGGATCAACTTTGACGAAAACGTATCTGAATGAAACCATCACTCCCATAGTGACAGAAGCGTGTAGCAGTGGTAGGTGCATGGTTTTTACTATATCCATGTATATTTAGGTTTTTTCTACTTcaaaatgtttgtgtgtgtgtgtgtgttaacatGGCATCCCCATTTCAACGTCTGTGGTGTATTGCTCCTTTAGTTGATGGCCCTGTATATTTACTGAAACCTTGGAGAGCCACATTTTGGTTTGGGTGCCATCATCTCAAGCAAACTATAAAGATATACTGAATTGTATAACAAAATTGTTAAtttacttacctgtgatacttatatatttacatgGCTACTtactatgttttaatttaactttccAGTGTTTATATTGGTATGGTTATTGTTAATGTACCTACCTTTATTTGACACTCCATAGTCAATGTGTAGTTAAGCCATCAATCATTCATCAACACTTTCGATAATGTGGACAGTACAGAGATTCAAACTGACAATAGCTTTCAAACTAAGATATTTGACGAAAGTGATGTGTTCAGCGTTCCAATAGTGAGTTTACCCTTTGTGTTAAGCAATATTCATTCTTATGTTGTATGGTTTTGGGCATGCTTATTTTTTTCCAATTTCAAAGAACGCAATATACATTTTGCAGGAAAGTTGTTTAATCAAGGTTATGACGTCCACAGACCCATTTATGATTTCCAACCGATTTATGATATACATGGTAATTCATCACTGGCTAAACTGATGTCTGATGGTATAGCTATACTATTTTGATTTTGTAcaaacctttttattttgttttgttaaagatattatacatatttttcatCATTAAGATGATAACAATAGATGATACAACTGAAGGGTGTTCGTATGTTGGGTTTCACAGTTGTGGgaggatatgctcatctttcgcAAACACCTGATATTATCACTGTTTCACAGTACATGAAGGGTACATGCTAtcattatatgtatgtaaatatatccTCGGAGTTCTGTTTTGTGCAAATTTCAAAGTGGCTGTCAACCTATAAACAAAGCACCTGACAGTGCTTCGTGGTGGCAAATGGTATGCAAAGGTTAATGCAGATCAAGGCACTAAGTTTCTGTTAGTGAAGATTGGAGTTGACATGTCACTGAAATTACACATGTCATTGGTGATGACACTAACATGCATTGTTGCCATGCAAAGCCAAGAAcacgtttttaatttttatattgaagaCATTGACAGCTAGTACTTGTTTCTGGTTTGggacaataatattattttgtttatggttAATTTGGTGAGCACATTTCTCAtctacattttatatacaggaGATATGTACTTGCCATACAACCTCAATATGATTTGTAATGTGAAAAGTGCAATATGCCTAAGGTGCAAGGTTTTTGTGAAGCCGCCAGGTGTTACAATTATCAGCTATACTATCGGGTGGGATAAGAGGATGATCTGAAGCCAGAAACTGGA encodes the following:
- the LOC121381132 gene encoding uncharacterized protein LOC121381132; amino-acid sequence: MHCLVKADGMGCSGTTKRSAVATTLYGLIDDNCKTGLTGTCNCSIAYAKTDTTDKTNKCTAAKTATTCLEAIKSTEEKACDGSTLTKTYLNETITPIVTEACSSGTVMLLSVWVAAACVLSGMIQQ